Below is a genomic region from Populus trichocarpa isolate Nisqually-1 chromosome 15, P.trichocarpa_v4.1, whole genome shotgun sequence.
ATGTGCTCTCTCACTCTTGCACTATCTCTGTTTTATTGCCGGTTCTTATCCAAGAGCTATGTCACTATTGGATTATATGTATATGCCATATTAACGATTGTCCATTTAAgtttaatttaggatttgttctttctttcttttttcaattattgcATTGCTCAATTGAACACATTTGCATGAATGTGGAGCATAAGGGTCAAAGTTCAGATTATAGTTTTATAGGGtatcaaatatttgtttgtccagactgttattattttatattttgacccGGGAATCTCGAGAAACCTGATTTTAGTTCATTGTTAATCACGTTCAACTACTGCAGGAGAACCTTTCAAGCTGAAGTTTTTAAATCGGCAACAAATCTTTTCGAGAATTTGAGCTCAGCAACACAAGAAATAGAAATTGCTGTGTTTTGGTCTTTTCTCTCCGACCTTAATTACTGAAGCACAGCATGGATTTGATCCACAAAGTCCTGAACATTGTACTTCCTCCTATAACATTGATTCTGCTACTTCTCTTCTTGCCGTCCTTTCTTGTTTCCAAGTTCATAAGTCGTATAAAAAGATCAATAAACAGCGAAAAGGTGGCAGGAAAAGTAGTTCTAATCACCGGTGCATCCTCAGGCATTGGCGAGGTTGGTATACATTCTCTGCACAGATGTAAATGTCTATCATATTATGATTTGGAATCTTGTTACAATTATTACCGGGATACTACTTGTTTAATGCTCTAActgtattttgtgatttttgtaaGTATCTTGCATATGAGTATGCTAGGAGAGGAGCATGTTTAGCCCTTGCTGCTAGAAGACAGGAGCGTCTTCGAGCAGTTGCTGGTAAGGCAAGGGCGCTGGGTTCACCAGATGTTATAGTCATCCCCACTGACATTTCGAAGGTTGAAGACTCTGAGAGGTTTATTAACGAAGCAGTGAATCATTTTGGCAAGTGTAAGGATCTCCTTCtatcttctttcaatttcaatttatgtgcaagattttttcattaaagaagTTGTTTTACCATGACTCATGGTGGTTATGCAATAGTGGATCATCTGGTGAACAATGCTGGTGTTGTTCAAATTGACATGTTTGAGGATTGCAAGCAAATATCAGATTTTGCAACACTTACGGTATGCTTTTTGGTGCAACAGTTGATACTTCTAGGTTCTGACGATGCTCTGTTAAACAACTGCCACTAAATATAAGGTCATTTAGATATAGGAAAATTAAGTATAACTCTGAATTTTCCATCACAAGCTGTTAAACTTAAGTAAATGCATTTGATATTCCTTGACAGCTAGAGTTTTGAGCTCACTTCTCATCTCTCTTTAAAGTAGGGTGACTCTCTGTTGTGACCTGGGAATTACTTACCAACTTAAAAGCTCAAACCTATTCATGTTTCTGACATTTTTCCATGCcagaaaattttctaaaaggatCCATTTTGTTGCCTTCGGCAGGACACAAATTTCTGGGGTTCCGTTTACACCACCCATTTCGCTATTCCACACCTAAGAAAAAGTAAAGGGAGGATTGTAGGGATTTCTTCAATTGCTGGATGGTTCACAGTGCCTAGGATGAGCTTCTATTGCGTAAGAAATGTCCTTGAAATATGCTGCATTCAGCCATTTTAGAGTGACTAATCAATATTATAATGGCATCATCAGGCAAGCAAAGCAGCCATAACAAGTTTTTATGAGACACTACGTGCTGAATTTGGTTCGGATATTGGAATAACAATCGTCACTCCTGGTGTAGTCGAGTCAGAAATGAGCCAAGGCGATTTTTTGTCAAAGGTATTTATGAAGGAACTAAAGGGAGAAATAACATATGAATGTCCCTTtatttgctctctttttttttttttttgggggggggggggcggggtTATGGGATTTGGGAAAAAATTATGTGATATTCATGATAGTTAGCAatcccatgtttttttatttaggttgcatttaattaatgtttcaagatagaaaaaatagagaaaaaatgtttttttgttgaaaaaacaaagatttatatatatatcacataatttttcatgataaaaagacaaatttatatgttttgttgaaaaataattttgaagtaaattactttcaaaacaaaaaggacatcttttttttctcccagTTGTTCTGTTCGATAGCTACTTACCAATATGTTTCATGTTCACTCCGACTTTTATGGTTGAAAAGTCGAGAGAGATACCaatatttgatcttttaaacAAATGTTCATTAATCTATTAAACTTGTCCTGTCTCCTCAAGTATAAGTAGGACATTTCCTTTGGATACAAGTTTTACCAAAATTGATCAACACAACTTGATTTTCTAACAATTCTCTAAATGGTGTTTTCTGCAGGCCCAGATAGACTTTGTCCCGGCCGAGTCGACCGAGAGGTGTGCTAAAGCAATCGTGGACAGCGCTTGCCGAGGAGATAGATACTTAACAGAGCCGTCTTGGGCAAGAATGACGTTTCTGCTGAAAGTCCTTTGTCCTGAAGTGCTGGAGTGGTTGTTCCACATGGTATTGGTTGCTAAGAGTTCAAAGAAAAGTAACTAGCATGAGCTTCTGTATCTCAATTAACAGGCATCGAGATATGCCTGTGGCGTTTCAGCTTTAATTCCAGATCTCAAGCAGCGGTtctgtttcattttttattcctctGAATACTAAAGATGGATTTTGCATAGACATCCAACTTGCATTTTTCTAACTCATCAACCATCTTCATCTcataatattacaaataaatcaaaacgtCATTGATGTTTTTCATAGGTCTGCTCAACTTTGCACATCAGGATTGGATCTTTTTATGCTTAACTCAGCATGGACAACACAACAtcttttgacaaaataaaaaacgatTGTCCGCGGTCCTCCTAAAGCGGCAGCAGCGTCTTGGAGGATTAAATTAGCTGGAAGAATTATTGAAAGAACTTGGGAGAATGGTCTCGATGAAAGATTTAGCATCTCCTTCAATGAAAGTTCTCTCTTCATGTAAACTTAAGGCCATATGAACTGCAGTTCTCAAAGCAAGAGATCCTAAAACAGCAGGGTCATTTGCATGAGCTAAAAAGGTACCTTCAACACCAAGCCTAAAGCACCCTGATTTGCAGCCTAATTAAATGCgccatcaaaattgattttgattgaaTCAAGAGATGGTGCTAGCCAGGAAGATTTAGGAAAATAGATACTAATTAGTAACCAGGAGGTAATCGAAGGAAGTGTAGCAATCAACGGAGTACATGTTTCTAGTGTCCTTGGTTTTCAAGACGGGAGGAACAGGGGTGTTCAAAACAAATGACTTgccaagaaaactaaaaaaaccacaGCGAGAGAAAAACGAAGAAACCGATTTAAGAACCAGAAAAATCACTTGATTTGATTCGGTTTTGGTTTCAGAAAATTGAAACTGATTGCATTGAATTtaaaccaactaaaaaaatggtataaatagaaacttgacctaaagctaaaatatttttttcccttttgatttttgtttcagcCACACCTCCCCTGCCTCGTATCTCGTTCTCTCCTGTGATTCATGGCTAACCAAATCATTTCATGTAATTCCTCTCTCTTGACAATTGTCGTGACTcgtttctctcctctctcttctcctctgTTCTCTTCGTTCTCTTGCAAGGTTGGATATTGTGGGTATTTATATTGATAGTTTAACTTTTATAGAATTTACTAATAAGAAACGtttattgggatttttttttaagaataggaTATTTCTTTTTGCTGCATCATTTGGCTTGTGGGTATGCTAGTAGAGGAGCCTGCTTAGCTCTCATAGCCATGAGAGAGAGAAGCCTCACTGAAGTTGCAGAAACAACCCGGTACGTCGGCTCTCCTGATGTCATCGTTATCCTTGTAGATGTTCAGAGGGTGGATGGTTGTAGAAAAATGGTTGAGGAAACAGTAAATTATTTTGGTAGATGTAAGCATCTAATTTTCACGAGCATGCTTCAAGTTTCCACAATGAGAACAGCCACTTCCTCCAACCTCTGTTCGACCCTTTGCTTTTGTTGAAGGATTTGGTTTTCTACTACATGGTGCTGAAGACCATGATTTTATAGCTTTGGAAGTCATATGTAGCTTTGGACTAGTTTTAATCCTCTAGACGCCATAGCTGCAACAGTAAGGTTACCATTGTTTGCAAGCATGACCGATTGTCTGATATCTAAAAATTATCTGGGAAAGCTACAGAAACGGAGCCTATTTtggaaaatcaataaagattcCATAACAAATGGAATATATACAGTTATGATGTAAATCAAACTTCTAAAATCCTTCGTTGACGAGTTTTCTCAAGGACAAATGAAGATTGGGACTCATGATTGATAAAGTGAAAAGAACGTTAAAATTAGTTTACTATTTGTTCGCGGGGAAAAATAGACTCTAATTTGCTTAAAAAATACCTTAGTTGAAGAAATAAAGATGGATGCAATGAGGAATTGAAACCACCATCAA
It encodes:
- the LOC7463142 gene encoding 11-beta-hydroxysteroid dehydrogenase A, with product MDLIHKVLNIVLPPITLILLLLFLPSFLVSKFISRIKRSINSEKVAGKVVLITGASSGIGEYLAYEYARRGACLALAARRQERLRAVAGKARALGSPDVIVIPTDISKVEDSERFINEAVNHFGKLDHLVNNAGVVQIDMFEDCKQISDFATLTDTNFWGSVYTTHFAIPHLRKSKGRIVGISSIAGWFTVPRMSFYCASKAAITSFYETLRAEFGSDIGITIVTPGVVESEMSQGDFLSKAQIDFVPAESTERCAKAIVDSACRGDRYLTEPSWARMTFLLKVLCPEVLEWLFHMVLVAKSSKKSN